From Pseudanabaena sp. PCC 6802, one genomic window encodes:
- a CDS encoding EAL domain-containing response regulator: MGASLVNDRVSILVVDDEPTNLDAIEILLSKSGYQLSYAANGHEALNYLAENQPDAILLDVMMPGLDGIEVCHRIKANPHWQHIPVIMVTALSAKEDLADCMEAGADDFISKPVNGIELRSRVRSMLRLGRQYKDIQSLNQQLQQANHELAELNGILEERVLQRTAQLERMVLYDNLTQLPSRNFLLRQLEQAIQRSLNEPDYQFALVYIDCDRFNLINGSLGYDVGDKLLIAIGDRLSTYSYQGSLLSRLGEDKFCYFLDEVKDLDRARQISKEILQTFSAPFTVEGCDLFISASMGIVMGSSYYRNPSDPLQDASTAACKAKTQGQGGVQVFDRAMHSAAVKRLLLENDLRRAVEAEEFQLYYQPIVDLKTGRISSFEALIRWLHPRMGVISPVEFIPCVEETGLIVPIGLQILKRACKQIQTWQQLGVRDPKIGVNLSVRQFAHPLLLDELDLLLQETGVLPIHLQLEITESAIMDNAQAAIAIAEQLRFRQIHLSIDDFGTGYSSLSYLNHFPVNSLKIDRSFIRTIGADRKSTEIVQAILTLGHALNMKVVAEGIETAEQHDCLCRLGCDLGQGFFFAKPLTEPEATELILRQQ; the protein is encoded by the coding sequence ATGGGGGCTTCATTGGTGAACGATCGGGTATCTATACTTGTGGTTGATGACGAGCCCACGAATCTCGACGCGATCGAGATTTTGCTGAGCAAGTCTGGCTATCAATTAAGCTATGCCGCCAACGGCCATGAGGCATTAAATTACCTGGCGGAGAATCAACCGGATGCCATCCTCCTGGATGTGATGATGCCTGGTTTGGATGGTATTGAAGTGTGCCATAGAATCAAAGCAAATCCCCATTGGCAGCACATACCGGTCATTATGGTGACGGCACTCAGTGCCAAAGAGGATCTGGCTGATTGTATGGAGGCAGGGGCGGATGATTTTATTAGCAAGCCAGTCAATGGGATAGAACTACGTTCCAGAGTTCGTTCTATGCTGAGACTGGGGAGGCAATATAAAGATATCCAAAGCTTAAACCAACAACTTCAGCAAGCAAATCACGAACTAGCAGAGCTTAACGGCATTTTAGAAGAACGGGTATTGCAGAGAACGGCTCAGCTAGAACGGATGGTTCTCTATGACAATCTTACCCAATTACCCAGTCGAAATTTTCTCCTCCGCCAACTCGAACAGGCTATCCAACGCAGTCTCAACGAACCTGATTATCAGTTTGCTCTGGTTTATATAGACTGCGATCGCTTCAATCTAATTAACGGATCGCTAGGATATGATGTGGGTGACAAACTCTTAATTGCAATTGGCGATCGCCTCTCAACCTACTCCTATCAGGGCAGTCTTCTATCGCGTTTGGGAGAAGACAAATTTTGCTACTTTTTGGATGAAGTTAAAGATCTCGATCGAGCACGACAGATCTCTAAGGAAATTCTCCAAACATTTAGCGCGCCTTTTACAGTTGAAGGCTGCGATTTGTTTATCTCTGCCAGCATGGGAATTGTGATGGGAAGTTCGTATTATCGCAATCCTTCCGATCCTTTGCAGGATGCGAGTACGGCAGCCTGTAAGGCTAAGACTCAGGGACAGGGAGGAGTACAGGTCTTCGATCGAGCCATGCACAGTGCTGCTGTGAAGCGCTTGCTGCTGGAAAACGATTTGCGTCGCGCCGTAGAGGCAGAAGAGTTCCAACTTTACTATCAACCGATAGTAGACCTGAAAACTGGTCGTATTAGCAGTTTTGAAGCATTAATTCGCTGGTTGCACCCGCGCATGGGCGTGATTTCTCCAGTAGAGTTCATCCCTTGCGTTGAAGAAACTGGCTTGATCGTCCCTATTGGACTGCAGATACTGAAGCGAGCCTGCAAGCAAATCCAAACATGGCAACAGTTGGGAGTAAGAGATCCCAAAATCGGCGTTAATCTCTCCGTGCGACAGTTTGCTCACCCGTTATTACTCGACGAACTCGATCTACTCTTGCAAGAAACGGGAGTATTGCCAATACACTTGCAGTTGGAGATTACGGAAAGCGCCATTATGGATAACGCTCAAGCCGCGATCGCGATCGCGGAACAACTGCGATTTCGGCAAATCCATCTCAGCATTGATGATTTTGGTACGGGCTACTCTTCGCTGAGCTATTTAAATCACTTCCCAGTCAATAGTCTCAAAATCGATCGCTCGTTTATTCGCACGATCGGTGCCGATCGAAAGAGTACGGAAATCGTGCAAGCGATTTTGACCTTGGGACATGCCCTGAATATGAAGGTAGTAGCCGAAGGCATTGAAACCGCCGAGCAGCATGATTGCTTATGTCGGTTAGGCTGCGATCTCGGACAAGGATTTTTCTTTGCCAAACCTCTAACAGAGCCAGAGGCTACAGAGCTGATTTTGAGACAACAATAG
- a CDS encoding DUF6888 family protein: MPTVEQMFACIRVCQTLSNFYTEIHLFRYDGKREEIYILAGETLGITIFSNGRWEFDDDTET, from the coding sequence ATGCCAACCGTCGAGCAAATGTTTGCCTGCATACGAGTCTGTCAAACTTTGTCTAATTTTTATACTGAGATCCACTTGTTTCGCTATGATGGAAAGCGAGAAGAAATTTACATCCTGGCTGGCGAAACTCTAGGCATCACCATTTTTAGCAACGGACGTTGGGAGTTTGATGATGACACAGAAACTTGA
- a CDS encoding DUF6887 family protein, giving the protein MTQKLDFQQMSRKELRTYVLAHREDEEALRAYMERLHNEPGVIRQVGGLNEEDLNRLEQFIARRAGDRSS; this is encoded by the coding sequence ATGACACAGAAACTTGATTTTCAACAGATGAGTCGTAAAGAACTCAGAACTTACGTACTTGCACATCGCGAGGACGAGGAGGCTTTACGAGCTTACATGGAGCGACTGCACAACGAACCAGGCGTAATCCGTCAGGTTGGAGGTCTGAATGAAGAAGACCTCAACCGACTAGAACAATTCATTGCCAGACGAGCAGGCGATCGCAGTTCATAA